From Micromonospora echinospora:
CAACCCGGACATCAGCGACGCCGCGAGCCTGACCCAGCTGGCCGAGAAGCTCCAGTCGCCCCGCGCGGTGTGGGTCATGGTTCCCGCCGGCGTCACCGACGCCACCATCGACGAGCTCGCCGAGGTGCTCGGCGAGGGCGACATCATCATCGACGGCGGCAACTCCCGGTTCAGCGACGACGCGCCGCGCGCCGAGCGGCTCAACGAGCAGGGCATCGGCTACATCGACGTCGGCGTCTCCGGCGGCGTCTGGGGCCGGCAGAACGGGTACGGGCTGATGGTCGGCGGCGCGCAGGAGCACGTCGAGCGCCTGATGCCGATCTTCGAAGCGCTCAAGCCCGCTGGCGAGTTCGGCTTCGTGCACGCCGGCCCGGTCGGCGCCGGCCACTACGCCAAGATGGTGCACAACGGCATCGAGTACGGCCTGATGCACGCCTATGCCGAGGGCTACGAGCTGCTGACCGCCTCCGAGCTGGTCACGAACGTCCCCGGCGTGTTCAAGTCGTGGCGCGAGGGCACCGTGGTCCGGTCCTGGCTGCTCGACCTGCTAGACCGGGCGCTGGACGAGGACCCGGAGCTGGCCGAGCTGAGCGGCTACACCGAGGACACCGGCGAGGGCCGCTGGACGGTCGACGAGGCGGTACGGCTCGCCGTGCCGCTCAACGTCATCACCGCGTCGCTGTTCGCCCGGTTCGCCTCCCGGCAGGACGACTCGCCCGCCATGAAGGCCGTCGCCGCGCTGCGCCAGCAGTTCGGCGGCCACGCCGTCCACAAGCGCTGACCGGTATCCACAGCCTGTGTACGTCCGCCGGCTCGAACTGGTCGACTTCCGCTCCTACGAGCGCGTCGGCGTCGACCTGGAGCCGGGTCCGAACGTGCTCGTCGGCGCCAACGGCGTCGGCAAGACGAACCTGGTCGAGGCGCTCGGTTACGTGGCGACCCTGGACTCGCACCGGGTCGCCACCGACGCCCCGCTGGTCCGGATGGGCGCCTCCTCTGCGGTGATCCGCTGCGCCGTGGTGCACGAGGGCCGGGAACTGCTCGTCGAGCTGGAGATCGTCCCGGGCAAGGCCAACCGGGCACGCCTCGGCCGGTCTCCGGCCCGGCGCGCCCGGGACGTCCTCGGCGCGCTGCGCCTGGTGCTGTTCGCGCCGGAGGACCTGGAACTGGTCCGCGGCGACCCCTCGGAACGTCGCCGTTACCTGGACGACCTGCTGGTCACCCGCCAGCCCCGCTACGCCGGGGTACGCGCCGACTACGAGCGGGTGGTCAAGCAACGCAACGCGCTGCTGCGTACCTCGTACCTGGCTCGCAAGACCGGTGGTTCGCGCGGCGGCGACCTGTCGACGTTGGCCGTGTGGGACGCGCATCTGGCCCAGCACGGGGCGGAACTGCTCGCCGGGCGCCTGGAGCTGGTGGCGGCGCTCACCCCGCACGTCGCGAAGGCGTACGACGCGGTGGCCGCCGGCCGCGGCGCGGCTGGCGTCGCGTACCGGCCCTCGGTCGAGCTGCCCGAGCCCGGTGCCGACCGGGCGGCGCTGGCGGAGGCGTTGGCGGCCGCGCTGACCGCGAACCGCGCCGCCGAGATCGAGCGCGGCACGACGCTCGTCGGCCCGCACCGCGACGACCTGGCGCTGACGCTCGGCCCGCTGCCCGCCAAGGGGTACGCGAGCCACGGCGAGTCGTGGTCCTACGCGCTGGCGCTGCGGCTGGCCGGGTACGACCTGTTGCGCGCCGACGGGATCGAGCCGGTGCTGGTGCTCGACGACGTCTTCGCCGAGCTGGACACCGGCCGGCGGGAACGGCTGGCCGAGCTGGTGGGCGGCGCGAACCAGCTGCTCGTCACCTGCGCGGTGGACGACGACGTGCCGGCGACCCTGCGCGGCACCCGGTACGCGGTGGGCGACGGGACGGTGCGACGTGTCTGATGACGAGGTGCAGCTCCCGCCCGCGCGGCTCGGGCCGGGACGCGACGCGCGTACCCCGGGAAAGCCCGCGGACGGTGAGCCGGGCGCGAACGTGCCGGATGGCGCGGCCGGGCCGGAACTGGCCCGGGCGGTGCTGGACGCGGCGAAGGCCCGGCGTCAGGCGGCGGCTCCCCGGCGGCGCGGCGCGGTACGCGGCGACGGCGAGAAGCGGCTGCGCGGCTACTCCGGTCCGGGGCCGGACCCGCGCGACCCGCAGCCGCTCGGCGCGGTGCTGGACAAGCTGGTCAAGGCGCGGGGCTGGCAGCAGCCGGCGGCCGAGGCGACGGTGTTCGGCGCGTGGGAGAAGGTGGTCGGCGCGGAGGTCGCCCAGCACAGCCGCCCGGTGAAGCTGGAGGACGGCGAGCTGACCGTGGAGGCCCGCTCGACGGCCTGGGCGACGCAGTTGCGCCTGCTGGCGGGCTCGCTGTTGAAGCAGATCGCCCGCGAGGTCGGCCACAACGTGGTGCGCAAGTTGCACATCCACGGCCCGGCCGCGCCGTCGTGGGCGCGCGGCCCCCGGCGGGTACGCGGGCGCGGGCCCCGCGACACCTACGGCTGACCGTCGCCTCCCGAGCGCCGGGCCTCCCGCCGGGCGCGCTTGAGCTCACGCTGCTCGCGGCTCCACTGCTTGCGGCGCTCCAGGTCCTGCTTCCACGCCTCGCGGGCCAGCCGGGAGCCGCCCTGCACCGCGCCCTGGACCTGGGAGGGGCCGGCGAGGTTGCGGAACACCCAGCCCAACAGGCGGCCGCCCTTGCCGGAGGCGTCGCCCACCTGCTCGTCGTCGCTCATCCGCCGCCCTCTCCCTGATTGGTGTACAAACAATTGGTACACCAATCGTTGCTACGCTCGCAACGACGACGAGGAGGACGAGGGTGAGCGACCCGATCGAGGAGGACCCCCTGGCGTTGGAGCAGCAGGTCTGCTTCGCGCTCTCCGTCGCCGCCCGCGGCGTGGTCGCCGTCTACCGTCCGCTGCTGGAGCCGATGGGGCTCACCCACCCGCAGTACCTGGTCATGCTGGCGCTCTGGCAGCACGCGCCGCTGTCGGTCCGGGACCTGAGCCGGCTGCTCCAGCTCGACCCGGGCACGCTGTCACCGCTGCTGAAGCGGCTGGAGGCGGCCGGCTACGTGCGGCGGGAACGGGACGCCGCCGACGAGCGCAGCCTGGCCGTCACGCTCACCGCCGCCGGGCAGGCGCTCCGGGCACAGGCCGAGCGGATTCCGCCGGCCATCGTGCAGCGGCTCGGCCTGCCGCCGGCCGACCTGCGGCACCTGCACACGGCGCTGACCGAGGTGATCGCAGCAGCCAACCGGGCCGCCGCTGTCGCCGCGGCGCCCGATCAGGGGGCGGGGCCCGGTCAGGCGTCGGCGTAGACAGCGAAGCCGCGCTCCGCGCAGCGCCGGTAGAAGGCCGCCAGCACGCTCAGCTCGGCGCAGGTGAAGTTCCACTGCGGCGGGTCGCCGCTCTCGTCCCGCAGCCGGTCCAGCCGGCTGTCCAGCCAGCGGAGCTGCTGCTCGGCGAGCCGCCCGTCGCCCAGCAGCGCGCGCAGCACCTCGCTCACCGACTCGAACGTGACCACCTCGCCGTACGGCCGGTGCCGGGCGACGAACTTCTCCACGCCCTGGGCGATCCAGGAGCAGCCGTCCGGGTCGATCACCGGGTCCTCGTCCTCGGCCGAGTTCTCCGTGGCGTAGAGCACATTTTCCAGCCCGAGGATCAGGTCGACCAGTTCGGTGTATGCGGTCGCCCGTACCGTGCCGGTCTTCGCGATCAGTTCGGCGAGCGCGGCGGTCGGCGCGGAGATCCGGGGTACGTCCACGATCTCGCCGAAGTCCACGAACTCGGCCGGCGCGACCGGGTCGTAGAAGCGGCCGGTCCGCGGCCAGTGCACCGCGACGTTGTCCAGCCCCATCGGGCGTCACCTCTCACCAAGCGTTTTCGGGCCTTCTCCGACGATCGTCCCGGTTCCGGGCGCAAAAGATCAAGACCGCAACGGCGGCGCCGCAAAAGCTACGGCACGCCGGGCCCGGCCGCGACCCCCGGTCGGGGCAGCCGCCGATCACCGGTCGGATGACGGTCGTGGCTCACGGTGGCCGGTGGCGCGGCAGTGCCCCATTCGCGTGTAGGGGGAGTCGCGGGAGGCGCGGTTCGTCCGGCTACGGCATTCTCAGCCGCCTCGGAGAGGGTGCCGAGTGGCGGTTTGGTCGGCTCCGCACAGTAAGATTGGGAGCGAGACGAAAGACCCGAGACGGAGCGACGGGCAGGGGCCTCCGGGCCCTCGATCATAGTCCCGCCTCGGGTCCGAGCCGATCGCGATCCGCGGGCAACCGCGGCGCCCGGCGTACACGATCCGTGCCTGGCGACCCCAGGGGCGGTCCGTGCGCGCCGACGTCGCGTCCTGTCCGCCGAACCCGCGCCCCCGCGCCCACGCGCGGCCGGTGCGAGAAAGTGGCCGAGCGTGGCAGCGGAGGACAACAAGAAGTACGGTGCCGAGTCCATCACCGTTCTCGAGGGCCTGGAGGCGGTCCGGAAGCGGCCCGGTATGTACATCGGGTCCACCGGTGAGCGCGGTCTGCACCACCTGGTGTGGGAGGTCGTCGACAACGCGGTGGACGAGGCGATGGCCGGGCACTGCGACACCATCGACGTGGTGCTGCTGGCCGACGGCGGCGTCCGGGTGACCGACAACGGCCGTGGCTTCCCGGTCGACCTGCACCCCAAGCTGAAGAAGCCGGGTGTCGAGGTCGCCCTGACCGTGCTGCACGCGGGCGGCAAGTTCGACGGCAAGGCGTACGCGGTCTCCGGCGGCCTGCACGGCGTGGGCGTGTCCGTGGTCAACGCGCTCTCCACGAGGATGGCCGTCGAGATCCACAAGGACGGCTTCGTCTGGCGGCAGCGTTACAACCACTCCAAGCCGACCCCGCTGGAGAAGGGTGAGGCGACCGACCGGACCGGCTCCGCGGTCTCCTTCTGGCCCGACCCCGACGTCTTCGAGACCGTCGACTTCGACTTCCAGACGATCTACCGCCGTTTGCAGGAGATGGCCTTCCTCACCCGAGGGCTCACCATCCACCTTCTCGACGATCGGGTGCCGGAGGACGAGGAGGGCAAGACCCGCGAGGTCACCTTCCGGTACGACGGCGGCATCGCCGACTTCGTCCGGCACCTCAACGCCTCGAAGAACCCGATCCACAAGACGGTGGTCGAGTTCGGCGCCGAGGAGACCGGCATGTCGGCCGAGATCGCCATGCAGTGGAACGAGTCGTACGGCGAGTCGGTCTACACGTTCGCCAACAACATCAACACCCACGAGGGCGGCACCCACGAGGAGGGCTTCCGGGCCGCGCTGACGAGCGTCGTCAACCGTTACGGCGCCGAGAAGAAGCTGCTCAAGGGCGACGAGCGGCTCTCCGGCGAGGACATCCGCGAGGGCCTGGCCGCGATCATCTCGGTCAAGCTCACCGACCCGCAGTTCGAGGGTCAGACCAAGACCAAGCTGGGCAACACGCCGGTCAAGGGCTTCGTGCAGCGGGTCTGCAACGAGTCGCTGGTCGACTGGTTCGACCGCAACCCGGCCGAGGCGAAGATCATCATCCAGAAGGCCTCCCAGGCGGCCCGGGCCCGCATCGCCGCGCAGCAGGCGCGCAAGCTGGCCCGGCGCAAGTCGCTGCTGGAGTCCGGCTCGATGCCCGGCAAGCTGGCCGACTGCCAGTCCACCGACCCGCGCGAGTCCGAGGTCTTCATCGTCGAGGGTGACTCGGCCGGCGGCTCGGCCAAGCAGGGCCGCGACCCGCGTACGCAGGCGATCCTGCCGATCCGCGGCAAGATCCTCAACGTGGAGAAGGCCCGCATCGACCGGGTGCTGAAGAA
This genomic window contains:
- a CDS encoding MarR family winged helix-turn-helix transcriptional regulator, with the protein product MSDPIEEDPLALEQQVCFALSVAARGVVAVYRPLLEPMGLTHPQYLVMLALWQHAPLSVRDLSRLLQLDPGTLSPLLKRLEAAGYVRRERDAADERSLAVTLTAAGQALRAQAERIPPAIVQRLGLPPADLRHLHTALTEVIAAANRAAAVAAAPDQGAGPGQASA
- the gyrB gene encoding DNA topoisomerase (ATP-hydrolyzing) subunit B, translating into MAAEDNKKYGAESITVLEGLEAVRKRPGMYIGSTGERGLHHLVWEVVDNAVDEAMAGHCDTIDVVLLADGGVRVTDNGRGFPVDLHPKLKKPGVEVALTVLHAGGKFDGKAYAVSGGLHGVGVSVVNALSTRMAVEIHKDGFVWRQRYNHSKPTPLEKGEATDRTGSAVSFWPDPDVFETVDFDFQTIYRRLQEMAFLTRGLTIHLLDDRVPEDEEGKTREVTFRYDGGIADFVRHLNASKNPIHKTVVEFGAEETGMSAEIAMQWNESYGESVYTFANNINTHEGGTHEEGFRAALTSVVNRYGAEKKLLKGDERLSGEDIREGLAAIISVKLTDPQFEGQTKTKLGNTPVKGFVQRVCNESLVDWFDRNPAEAKIIIQKASQAARARIAAQQARKLARRKSLLESGSMPGKLADCQSTDPRESEVFIVEGDSAGGSAKQGRDPRTQAILPIRGKILNVEKARIDRVLKNNEVQALITALGTGIHDDFDIEKLRYHKIVLMADADVDGQHIQTLLLTLLFRFMRPLVELGHVYLAAPPLYKIKWNKKGDDAQYAYSDRERDGLIALRQQKKPNARPDDIQRFKGLGEMNYPELWETTMNPGTRTLRRVTLDDAATADELFSVLMGEDVEARRSFIQRNAKDVRFLDI
- a CDS encoding DUF721 domain-containing protein encodes the protein MSDDEVQLPPARLGPGRDARTPGKPADGEPGANVPDGAAGPELARAVLDAAKARRQAAAPRRRGAVRGDGEKRLRGYSGPGPDPRDPQPLGAVLDKLVKARGWQQPAAEATVFGAWEKVVGAEVAQHSRPVKLEDGELTVEARSTAWATQLRLLAGSLLKQIAREVGHNVVRKLHIHGPAAPSWARGPRRVRGRGPRDTYG
- the gnd gene encoding phosphogluconate dehydrogenase (NAD(+)-dependent, decarboxylating); the encoded protein is MQLGLVGLGRMGGNMRERLRAAGHEVVGFDHNPDISDAASLTQLAEKLQSPRAVWVMVPAGVTDATIDELAEVLGEGDIIIDGGNSRFSDDAPRAERLNEQGIGYIDVGVSGGVWGRQNGYGLMVGGAQEHVERLMPIFEALKPAGEFGFVHAGPVGAGHYAKMVHNGIEYGLMHAYAEGYELLTASELVTNVPGVFKSWREGTVVRSWLLDLLDRALDEDPELAELSGYTEDTGEGRWTVDEAVRLAVPLNVITASLFARFASRQDDSPAMKAVAALRQQFGGHAVHKR
- the recF gene encoding DNA replication/repair protein RecF (All proteins in this family for which functions are known are DNA-binding proteins that assist the filamentation of RecA onto DNA for the initiation of recombination or recombinational repair.); this translates as MYVRRLELVDFRSYERVGVDLEPGPNVLVGANGVGKTNLVEALGYVATLDSHRVATDAPLVRMGASSAVIRCAVVHEGRELLVELEIVPGKANRARLGRSPARRARDVLGALRLVLFAPEDLELVRGDPSERRRYLDDLLVTRQPRYAGVRADYERVVKQRNALLRTSYLARKTGGSRGGDLSTLAVWDAHLAQHGAELLAGRLELVAALTPHVAKAYDAVAAGRGAAGVAYRPSVELPEPGADRAALAEALAAALTANRAAEIERGTTLVGPHRDDLALTLGPLPAKGYASHGESWSYALALRLAGYDLLRADGIEPVLVLDDVFAELDTGRRERLAELVGGANQLLVTCAVDDDVPATLRGTRYAVGDGTVRRV